The DNA region agGCTATTTGTAGTTTTCATACGAATTTATAGCtcaaattaaagttgaaaaaattgtgGAAGAATCCTATTAGTTTGTTTTGGCattagtcaaaatttaaaatacttttatcataaaacagttgctttattttaaaaaaatgacaaaaaacaaacaaaccttgaggaataaataaaataaaaatgagatgaaataagaagttttaaaaaaaaaagaaatcaagataaaaaatataaagttttatcatTACCAAACTGTACTTATATTAAAGCATGAGCATTAAGTATCATACTTCGTTCTTCATCAGCTGCAACTTCTTCTTCATCATTGGTGTATTGTTTGTCTATAGCACCTTTTATTTGGTTATTAGCACCTCGGGGATCAAGATCAGTCGCCCATGAGAAGTTCATCAGAGTTAAATGTGTGTTGCCTAACTTTTTATGAACCTAAGAGACACAATAATGTGAATGTAACATAGTTGTAAAATAACTTcaactttttatcaaaataaaaatgaagaattttttgtaGATGAATTATCCaacaaaaatgtcatatttttggaataaagcATTGGTaacatttatgcttttttatcatcttgtttgaaaaaaatgagtaaaatagcTTTTGAGtaagttattcattttaacaGCAGAGGTTTAGATCTTTTTAACAAtactttcaacaaaatttttttaacaggcTTCAGTAGATTACAgacaaaagttaaaagaaattttcttaattttttttacatgtttcagAAGTTTTAAGGGCTGGCACAGTTAAGTCTTTCGGACAGAGTCggaatttattaaagaatgttGTACAATCTTATTTAACTATGAAAGATATAcccagggtatctgctacattatagattttcaaatccatgaataattccaagaatttttcatgacttaacgaagttattattttctctgacaaaaacgcaacaataaattaaaaaaagcattataataacattaattgaaatgataggtataaccaaaactgttatactctgcatcttcatatttatagattttaaatttaaaaaaacagagtaaagaaagagttgaagcaataaaatagctgtaaaaaatataaaagcaaatatgtttttctttttttctgcttaagatacttttcttgttcatcggaaaggaaagaaatactccttatttttttgttctcaattcggaattaaaaaaaatcgccaatgactggctcgcttcagctagaattttaaattgataaaataaaaataataataaagattctgaaatcacaggaagtttaaaagataattcgctccagaaatgttttttctttaatttttttgaaagaacaccataatttttaaacaaaaaacattttatattttaataaaatatgattgtgagtggggaaaaaatagaactcaatgTCCCATCTTTAGATAAATGGAGATTGCCCGACTGCACTATAATTATGTGTGATGTTATTCTCTGATATGTTTAAACTATTGtgaatggttttttttaaaattttatttttaattaagttcttTCTATTTCCCAATCTTCTAATAACCATCTGGCACAGTGAAGTTATTACTTGGAAGTACTCAACtgttcagcaataaaaaaaaacaaaaaaacattgtatttttcagtttttaaaaattgtcttttgcATGGAAATAAACTTTTGTTCAAGCAAAAAATCATATTGCATAATTTAGCAcacaaaacagaattttatctgaaatCTTACCATAACTATACCACCTTTAAAAACAATCACGTTCCTTACACTTAGGCTATTTAATTGGTTAGAACTAAATTCTCTATCCCCATTACAACGAAAGAACTATCCTAGATTACCTTGGCTTATGATATTTATATCTCTGAAAAATTGTCTAAATAATTAACGGAACATCATGTGTATTTTTGTAATAGCATTTACATAAaacttagcaataaaatattgtttttagaacaacatattaaaagaaatagctAATATTTTGACAAAGATGCTTggtgcaaaaattaaataaaattaaaaaaataagcaatagttatgataatattactttgaaaaacaATGAGCAGTAGTTTCAACATTCTTAAATGAAGAtaagattgatttaaaaatagcttacttttccaattaagaaataaactaaagaTTCTTTGGGGACTATTTCTTTTAGTTCTTCTAGATCTTCTAAAGCTTCCTCATGCCTATCCAGAGAAAAGTAAACAGAAGCTCGATGAAATTTGCACAAAGGATTTTTTGGATCCATAGCTATAGCCTTATTTAAAGTAGCTAAGGATGCATCCATTTTCTTTAAAGCAtgcaaaacctgaaaaattaaaaacatagatAATCTCAGTTTTACAGgattaaagtatttgaaatgACAGGAAAAAAGGATTATCAAAATCTGTAACAATGGTTTCCTCGTGTGAGGtttttgaaatgatatattaagaattatattaaatgtttgaattcaGAATGGTATAAACATTATAACTCCgaatgtaaataaagaataatgcgAAGATTAAACACATCtacagtataattttaaaaccagtaaaGAAGTAGTTATTAAGTATGTTCGTTTCATTGAAAGAGAGAGAAAAGGAGAAAATTGACAGCAATAAAAATGAACCTaatccttaattttaaaaaattctctacaTCATTTTAAGCTAATGTGGCaaagatatttctgaatattaattttagtttccttaaaaaagataaaatatcagcaataaaaacaaaactaattcttaattttaaaacagcattttaTGTTCATATGCCAAAGACATTTcagattattcattttaattgaagtattttgtaaattaagttgAAGTTAAAGAAACTTCAACAGAACCACATCACAAAGGGAACTTAATgaataacacattttaattatattttgcactACAAAGTCatcaataaattaacataaataagtacattaattaaatagtatgaaatttaaaaaaaaaaagttaagttttgtCTTTTACACAAAATACCCCTCCTCCCTTCTTTTACAAACCctgagtaaatattttgaaaatatacaaattggttaaaaatttcaatagtatTTCACATTAATATATCAGGGATGAGATtggccaaaaggcaaaaaagctgaatttccaagCAAGTAAATTTTACGTACGCGCAATCGGTTAAcaataaattccagacagtttaagataataaataacaatgtgttgacataaaattgtgtattaatttattactattatataaatgattacatcaatacttaacatttagtaaaaagaaaaattaccaattgaaaaaataaagctagaaattatatatttcttcagttcacataagagacaattattacttgagAAACTGtctggtttagcaaattaaaaccaCTGAGAACATACATTAACATTCCATTTctgttaataaatactgttacatgatttaaagcaaatatatcagtaacatgactttttaaattattttgaaaagaaaatcaacttTTACAATTGGAAAATTACTATGTTTATATTATAATCTGATCTAACTAGAGCCCTGCCCTgtgaaacatatcaataactgtgaagtagaaatatatagtaaatccttaacatacaaaaactgctattttagtttgaaaaattacatgataatcagcaactgtttagataattatttttcatttgataagaactttgcattttatagcataaataacagcaacattagcttttaaatttattattttttaaattttgcattttgatgctgagttaattaactctttttccagaaaaaaaaattgaatcactTTTTAAGTGCTATATCTTTCatgtttgctatatttagtcgttagcccatcttcaaacatcttgtgacaaatcctactttttcttctttgcaagcccaaagtaaaagttttgaatatattctaTTCCAGTTTCGCTGATGTTGTAACACCTACATATACTAATAATCGTCGATAGAAAAACAGTCACTTTTAGAGTAACTTAATCAAGAAAACATTTACTTCTTACAACAATCGCAatagttgatcttaaaattgcgCGAATGCAAATTGCTATCctggattttaaaatagcgtgaatatgaatcacgattatggattttgaaatcacgtgagtatgaaactagatatacgattttgaaaatgtcaaaatacaaactacgatataaaatttttaaattgcgtaaatacaaatcacgattcataatttttagatcgcgtaaatacgaatcatgatgcgtaaattttaaattgcataaataagaattataaggcataattttgaatgcaaatcccaatgccttatttttaaagcacgtataagacgaaaatcgatgtttgatattataaccGCATGAGTGAATCACGACATTGCATTTTAAACTCTTGTGAAAACGAATTgctacataggtttttaaaaaggcgtAAATGCAAATCACGATATCggattttaaatctcgtaaataagaatcgcaacacgcAACTTTCAAATCACGTAAATACGAAAAGCTATGCTTGatataagaatcgagatattagcagattccaggcttgCGACTTCTAAAAGACTTGTCTGAAGCAGCGTCGtttgaattacgaaaatacgagctatctgGCTGGCAGGTAAAAATGCGTAAAATCTTATCTTCTGTGCGTAAAAGCGGAGAAAATAgctgaaataagtaaaaatgcggtAAGGGTTGGTAGCTTTGTAGTTTNATTCCAGGCTTGCGACTTCTAAAAGACTTGTCTGAAGCAGCGTCGtttgaattacgaaaatacgagctatctgGCTGGCGGGTAAAAATGCGGAAAATCTTATCTTCTGTGCGTAAAAGCGGAGAAAATAgctgaaataagtaaaaatgcggtAAGGGTTGGTAGCtttgtagtttgaattttctgtttatctttgaaaatcggaaataaagatgattattatatttcagtggctgaattttctgaaaaagcggaatatttatttaaaaaaaagcgaaattttaagagaatcggagtttttgataaaaaggctgaaattcgagagacaaaagttaaaaaaaaagcggaaatctgctcaaaagcggaaaaatctcacccctgtatattcatttaattttaatccaagccatttaaaaaaaaaaaaaaattacaaagtcaGAGAATATTTTACGGATCAAATAGTCTAAAGTCTTCAATAATTTAGTAGAATGAGCTTCAATGAATACAAACATTTTcagagaattaaatttaaaataattaccacTCCAATATGGCACATTAGAACAGAACTCTGAGGATTTATAGCCAAAGCTTTTCTATAATGAACTTCTGCAAGTTGAAACTTTTcttgtttataataaatcatGCCAACACCATACCTGAAAAAACAACCAAAATGTTACTTAAATGATGAGCCACGgcaacttatttaataataaaacattaggATATTAAACAGTTGGACCACTTGATGCTGAAAGAACGTAAATGTTGATTTCCTATGCTTATCTGCAAAGATTTatacatttaactaaaatttagataataagaagatataaaactagaaaaaaaaatcattacattgACCAGACATTAAAGGTAATCAAACTTCatgtttccaaaaaataaattgatatagtGCCCGGCATGTTAAATTACTGAATAAGGGAATTAACTGCTTggtgttattaaatttacatgAATTTGCTTTCTAAGAAATTGTCCCATCTCTGAAGTTTTctaataccatttttttaaaaatatttacttaaattaatagttatttttcatctttcagAGACagatttggaataattttagcATGCAGAAGGGCCTAGTGCAGGAGTGTGATGGGGAGTGgctgttttttcaaataaagtgcctatttttagtatttgttaCGATTTAGATTAGTTTAGTTCCCTCCAAGAACTCTGAGCGCTTCGGAGCTTTGTTTTCCCCAAGAGCAGTGGCCGgaactcaaaaattttcatttttccatGCTACAGCAATTTCACTGTGTTCTAATGACATTCAAGAGGCCTAATGCAGAGTAACGTCATAGCCCATTTGCTATAAATGTAAAAGACTGTTTTCggcattaaaatacatttataggtattaaaaatcaaatatgaaggaaaatttacaaaattaaattctttttcataagaATGAGCATATAACtaaactttgatttaaattaaattatcattttctcAATGAGTGGAtgataatgaaaatttgtttacataaaatttcaaactaaaatctGAAACGGAAAAGTGCACattaatatataacaaaatagtCGGAGCCAGGGCTTTAGCTTATCTAGAGTACCCAAAATTTTCCATAGTCTTTGGGTCTCTGCTAAATAGCAAATGTTTTTtgtctctctctttctctctcatTGATCAATGagtttaatttatgcatttaaatttaatagttggGAAATTCTTATAGCTATTaacccaattaaaaaattctttgaattttttttaaggaatccaatttaatatttacacttttgacaagaaaaactgagaaaataGTATTTCCTTTTTAGTAGTGTGAAGTAGATATTCTATTAGTAAAATTAGCCATTTactacaatcaaaatttttaggtACCATCATGATCACATTGAACAGCAGACACAGTAATTCGCTAAAGCaggtaaaaaacattaaaaaaaagcaacaaacaaaaacagatacataaaataatgtaagctgaatacaataaaatgcattgaagaaaaataaaattaacaatttataaaaagtgtaaATACCATGCATTATAATGTCGGGGATCTATTCGGATAGCATTACGGAAGCAGGTCATGGCTTTGTCCATTTCTTCCGTCATAACATACTCATGCCCCAAGAGAGTATAAGCATATGAAAAGTTTTCATCAACTTGAACAGCTCTTTGAAGGTATTTAATGGCAGTTTCATGTTCTTTCTGAAGACTAAAACAATTACCAGCTGCACACCATgtcttgaaaaaaaagcaaatgttaATGCAGTTTTTACGTCATTCacttaaagataatatttatagaaagtCAGTGAAAGCATTGTTTATATAGTGATATTTGTTAcatattaaaagattatttaagtGTGATTTCCGATTAATATAATTCTTGTGCTGAATTTGCTTCTTTtcttcacttaaaaataatataactttaaataaatataatattctacaaatacaaaattatgcaCAAGTAATACCTGtgctgaaattcaaaatttcattactatAACACTAAGACTATTTGAATCCTTCATATTTATCAAAACTGGTTTAATTAGAGGTTGAGGCTAGAAGGGGTTTTTTATAATCAACTCCCCCCCCttgttttctttaatcaaaCCAGTCTTATTGTTTATTGTACCAGCCTCCCTGCATTTTGATTTGTAAGATTTTGacagttctttttcttttctgttacatattaattttcaatcttcAATGTgttatttccttcttttaatttttgctaagaattttaaaaatacatcacaTTAAACAGCTTTTTATGGAACACCCTGCATAcatataatgtattaattaagcatattttatttagtataagccgatttattgatataaattgaaccaaaatatatatttcaaaattcacatcaattttattagaaaaaagattAGACTTTAAATAGATGAATGCAAAAATGTCATCTGCTTTCTGGTGACACATATTGTTGAGAAAGGAAAACACTGTTTCCtttgtttttgtataaaataattattttatgctttgttGTCCCAATGACCAATATCAACTCATTTTCAGTGGGGGCAGTAGATTAAGTCAGAAATTGGAATGCATAGtgaaatgcagcagagttggcGTATGTTAGGGTAGATATTCTTACCACCGAAATTGCCTTGTTGCAATGAAAACcctttttaatatacatttttaaaaatgcctgttatacaattataattttatatttttcgctTTTAAATACCCTTAAAAGCCAAAAATTGCAACAGTGACaaaaaaaacgaacaaaaatGAGTAGAAAACAGATTTGtgacaattaatattaaaatgaggttaaacaaaaattattaattgaaatctaataatattGAAGCACAAAAATCTACCTGGGGGCACTTAATATCAAAGTCAGTCAGCTCTTGAGCCAGAGTAGAAAGAGCAACTTCCTTTTGTAAATGCCATAAAGCAGTGCTGTAGTATTCCATACCCTGTACACGATGGGGCTCCAAACGCCGAACTTCTTCAAACTTTTGTATAGCctaaaaataaagagtaaaaaaatacaatatttaaaaattgatagatatttaaaagtatttaagttaACATTAATAAGTGCAAAACTCAGAAGACAAGATAAACATCAGTTTAGCTCATAAATAACTCCCATAATGCTAAGATAAATTCACCAGAACNTTGTATAGCctaaaaataaagagtaaaaaaatacaatatttaaaaatttatagatatttaaaagtatttgagtAAAAACTCAGAAGACAAGATAAACATCAGTTTAGCTCATAAATAACTCCCATAATGCTAAGATAAATTCACCAGAACAGGACAATTAAGATGAATTAGCATAACTTATAGTTAgtgttaacaaattttaataaataatataaattatgttatttagtCAAATTAGTAAATAGCATAAATAACTTCAATATCGAAAGaatgctgaaataaatatacCAAAACATggcaattaagtttaattttaatcttaaagtgTGAGAATGCTTTTCTCTCAAAAAagcatatttgatttaaattggaCCTATGAATATTTTATGGGGCTTtgcatttattgattaaaaaacttatttaaattgcattttcaaaaattaagtttgcaaaataaaattgttaaatttttgataaaaaataaaaagtaccaaTCTGTTGAAGGGCCAGCAAAAAATAGTTGTATATTACTGACACAGTATGgaactttttaattactttaaaatgtatgtatcaatctttttttccatttttgccataaaaattattaatacagtGATCACTAATGAAATCACTGGATTATAAAAATGGCTgctttttaaaaccaaatcTGTAAGAAAGGAATCAATAACAAtaccaaaatatgataaaaccactccttaataaaatcattgccattttgtaaaaaaacaaaaatttttaatatgcattgaAACCTAAAAATGCTCcagttaaaagttattaacaaGACACTAGTGaagaggattttaaaaaagatttaatgaaaaaaacagaCACAGCTTCAAagggaggaaaaaaacaaaaaacaaaaacagataTTCATGCAGGCAAATGTTCAAATATTTGGAACAAGTTTAGTGGTCAATATGAAGGAAGAAATAATCATACCATGCTGTATTCTGCAAGTTCAAAGTGAGCCTTTCCTAAAGTGGTGAGTACCCAACCAGTTGTATGATGTTGAGGAGGAAGACTATTAAGAACATCAATAGTTTTTCTACAACAATAATGTCCCAGGTATAACTGTGCCTTTCCCATTTCTTGGAGAAGTGTCATCAAACCCTCTACAAtgataataaatacatatttcattcatttcagtAGTTATTACAGCGGGTAAAAATCTTAGTGTTTTACATGATCTATCCAAATAATTACTACATTACAAAtcattgataaaaaacaatatttcaatacaAGTACACTCCTTTGAATGTACGTGTATTTTTGACCTTGTAATTATAAAGGCTTATAACATAATATTAGTTTCTCTGTtattcaaacttaaataaaatggttGTCACTGCCTTAAAACACTGTCAATTAATAcctattttaaacagaatatttCATTAGGGTAAAACCTTCTAAATagacactttaaattttacaacgaacatattttattcttttgataattaattacagCTTGACATtctcaggggtgattgtgagcccaagtcaaaattccagaaaagttcttgagttaaaaaaagaaaagaaaaaggtttaattgaaaaaaatttaaacaaggttttttttcccctttttctcaatatttcttagtatacttaaaatatatttaaaatgttacacatacctataccacttacacatacctatgatgacctggagaagcaattaaaatttacaaatatgtctttctttcttgagtttatgactataactatttactgataaaaaatgaacattaatcataaatataagcttataaagtatctctctggctctcccttacaaacaaataaaataaactgtgtttttaacttccacctttgaaaatttgatttccgggaacttctgtgatcaatgattttttgaaacttccggatcactgttcgCGAAAAATCccgaaatccggattttttccggagcccAATCAGTCCTGCATTTTCCATTATTGCAGAGCACAAAATATCTCAGTGTTTTATATTACCTTTCCGAATAAGGActgcattaaaacaaaaacactgataaaaaaaataatattttagtcgAAACAAGAAGAGTCATTAAATACATTGAGCAAGAGGAGtgaaaaacatagaaaataatatctCAGTCGAAGCAAGAGGAGTCTCCTTTGAGCATATGATGCtcaaagtagatttttttaaagtttttgactCAAAGGcatttttgactttaaaattctaaatcttaTTACATAAGTTTCTCTGTTATTCAAACTTTAACAGAGTGGCTGTCACTGTCTCAAAACACTGCCGATTAATATCTTTCATAAACATAATAATCCATTTGCGCTAAAAAATTGTTGCaggtttcattaatttaatcactttgctatgaaaatattaattttaaatgacaaagatTGGTGatgttagaattaaaaaacaattttaaccaataagaaaagttatacaataactattaaataatttatttcttgaataatacattttatttgaacaaaacaGGCTTttagcaacatcttttcaactATCTTTGGAAAGTACTCCTACAAAGAATCCctttttattaagagaaagtcTCTTTTCGATTCGGTCAAGTACCAAGTTTGGTTGCtactcttttttcttcttctagtGTATGATTATTAAAACTCAGTGAAAACCATGAATCTAGAATACATGATCAAGTTTATTTGCAGTTCTGTTTACCTTTCCTTTGACTTTAATTGAATTAAGAGTGAAACTTAattccaaatttataaattgaatgttACAAGTTTtctgaagttattttaaataaaacctaatATGAACTGTggcataaaatatgaaataggcataaaatataaaataggcATTAGGCTTATATAACACTAATCgtaaaataaatctaagaaaaGAAGTATACTGCAAGACTGTCAAAAGTGATTCTTACAAAGGGataagcttaaaatatcttACCAGCAGATTCCCTTTGCAAATTTAGAGCAGTCTGTATGATTGTTGCAGAACTGGAGAGCTTGTTTTCAGACTGGATTTCAGATTTGTTGATTTCATTCAGTTCACTTTCCTTCTGTGGCTCAGTGATCGGAGCTCTTGTTGTACGTGCTTTTGGCTTTTTTGCTGGGGTTTTTGCAGATATGAATCTACTCCTCGTTGAGCTTTTGTTGTTCTCTTTCACAGAATTTGAACTGCTGAAGAGCCTTGAACTTCTTCTAACATGACTCAAGGGAACAGGCGACAAACtggaaataaaaacagatatttaaataaaaaattactaatcccgaaaaattcaacttaaaaagacttattccattaataaatttaaaaaaaaaaaaaaaattataactgcatACCAAAGCTATAACAGATAGAAATCAGGattaaccataattttatttcgtaaaactTCTGGGATAATTAAAGACAACTCTAACTTACTCAAAagtaaagctttttaaaaagactttAGTGAGAGAGACTAAGTTGTATTATTCTAAACTGAGtatcaatttacttttataaattactcctttcaaaaacaatttttaatatgtaatatgcaattaattttgcattttctctcATATTATCCTTgcatataagtttttttttttttttttgtttcttttgttttggaaatacgtacaattatattaaaaaaaaataacatgaaaagataatttatttatgcttatttcaaaaatacacatgaaaactttaaaaaatacaaacaaaaactttttaaacataccataaagctaaaaatttaaaggttaCAGAACATCATTTAAGTTGGATTCACTAACGTTAGCATTATTATCATACAGATCCCACTTAACCCTCATCTGCTGagcactacaaaaaaaaaaaaaaaaaaaaaaaaaaaaaaaaaaaatcaccttcaCCCCATCcaaggaatttaaaattccatttttaaaatattttcaataactatttacatttgaatttactttattaataatttattaaaggaTTCTTTGTAGGAATTTGAATTTACATTTTGCCACGAGCCTAGTGTCGTTTGACGCATGAcatctataataataatgaacttACCAACAGCGGTAGACATATTACCCAACATACCAGAAATTTGCTAACTCTTAATAAAAAACAGGGGGTCGACTTACACAATGAGATATATGGTATAATTGATTCTTAAAAGGATTGActgtaatatgaaaataaagcgcaatacaattttaatgcttcttatttttaaatgacacaaATCTATAGTAAAAACCTAAGAATTCTTATCTTAAACAAAAATGCTGCAAAATTgtgagaggaaaaaaatttaatcacacAGTTCTGCACTGTGGCTTGCACAGTAGACAAAAATGAGTTTCATGAGAATAAGGCATGTCATTATTCCTTGGACTATAATAGATGTCTGAGCAAGCAGATCCTCCCCATTACAGATTACAAATGCTCAGAGCATTCTGGAATACACATGAGCTTCACAATAAAATCAGTTGCATTTCTTTGCATTATTATGTAGAACACTGTTACAATATCATTTGGGATTTGGTTCATATaaactcacatttttttttaaaatcaaaaagctTATagatatacacatatatattttaataggcATTTAAAAAGCTGGTCACTGGCAGCAgcaatttaaaatgagaaaaagaaatatcttaccTTGTTTGGGGTGTCTgtgatatattttgattactgtTGTTATTATTGCCAGACTGACTAAAGATTTGCAACTTGGGTGGAGGATTTATATCTTGACTTCTTCTAGTCATGGGAggctaaaaattacaataaatcatTGTAAAGACTTAATACTAAATGGCAAGTTAAAAGCTATAGTATAAATAATGCAAAGCAATTCTGattcaataaagaataaatctTAACCAGTGACTCCAGAATTCAATTAAGATACCacaatacaaataattatactGGGAATAAAAAAACGATGCTTGTAGCAACTGAAACTGAACATAAAAAGttcaagataaatataaaaattaaaatgacacGTAACATATCAAGAATCTTTTAAGAGTAacaagatttgtattttttttatttgcacacATATCCAGCAATTCCGAAAAATAGATTTCTCCAGTTAATAGCTTTTAAGATAAAGATCAA from Parasteatoda tepidariorum isolate YZ-2023 chromosome 2, CAS_Ptep_4.0, whole genome shotgun sequence includes:
- the LOC107456398 gene encoding cell division cycle protein 27 homolog isoform X2; this encodes MIIQEPVQAAVWHALNHYAYEDAIFIAERLYAEVNTDDALYLLATCYYRAGRTGAAYSVLKRKGCHSPQCRFLFARCCVDLKKFSEGEFAIAGNALAKTKNLDDIVTDFGDIASFAVQLLGHICYKTSRFTKAAEAYRKSLKLNPFLWSSFESLVNLGEKPDPSKIFSITNVEHLSMCHGTNPLVNLVNKTPVPNTINYIKDTPNICNDIIQDSSQLSNKLGGIPGSPITSVYSGQTPLAALILKSTPEMSIELFTPENSIVPFPNNLAKNAKKIAKNNRNLFGSQNTVSPITPSFGILPFSSPNTIQDHDIQGSEKGSLKKPPMTRRSQDINPPPKLQIFSQSGNNNNSNQNISQTPQTSLSPVPLSHVRRSSRLFSSSNSVKENNKSSTRSRFISAKTPAKKPKARTTRAPITEPQKESELNEINKSEIQSENKLSSSATIIQTALNLQRESAEGLMTLLQEMGKAQLYLGHYCCRKTIDVLNSLPPQHHTTGWVLTTLGKAHFELAEYSMAIQKFEEVRRLEPHRVQGMEYYSTALWHLQKEVALSTLAQELTDFDIKCPQTWCAAGNCFSLQKEHETAIKYLQRAVQVDENFSYAYTLLGHEYVMTEEMDKAMTCFRNAIRIDPRHYNAWYGVGMIYYKQEKFQLAEVHYRKALAINPQSSVLMCHIGVVLHALKKMDASLATLNKAIAMDPKNPLCKFHRASVYFSLDRHEEALEDLEELKEIVPKESLVYFLIGKVHKKLGNTHLTLMNFSWATDLDPRGANNQIKGAIDKQYTNDEEEVAADEERSMILNAHALI
- the LOC107456398 gene encoding cell division cycle protein 27 homolog isoform X1 — its product is MIIQEPVQAAVWHALNHYAYEDAIFIAERLYAEVNTDDALYLLATCYYRAGRTGAAYSVLKRKGCHSPQCRFLFARCCVDLKKFSEGEFAIAGNALAKTKNLDDIVTDFGDIASFAVQLLGHICYKTSRFTKAAEAYRKSLKLNPFLWSSFESLVNLGEKPDPSKIFSITNVEHLSMCHGTNPLVNLVNKTPVPNTINYIKDTPNICNDIIQDSSQLSNKLGGIPGSPITSVYSGQTPLAALILKSTPEMSIELFTPENSIVPFPNNLAKNAKKIAKNNRNLFGSQNTVSPITPSFGILPFSSPNTIQDHDIQGSEKGSLKKPPMTRRSQDINPPPKLQIFSQSGNNNNSNQNISQTPQTSLSPVPLSHVRRSSRLFSSSNSVKENNKSSTRSRFISAKTPAKKPKARTTRAPITEPQKESELNEINKSEIQSENKLSSSATIIQTALNLQRESAEGLMTLLQEMGKAQLYLGHYCCRKTIDVLNSLPPQHHTTGWVLTTLGKAHFELAEYSMAIQKFEEVRRLEPHRVQGMEYYSTALWHLQKEVALSTLAQELTDFDIKCPQTWCAAGNCFSLQKEHETAIKYLQRAVQVDENFSYAYTLLGHEYVMTEEMDKAMTCFRNAIRIDPRHYNAWYGVGMIYYKQEKFQLAEVHYRKALAINPQSSVLMCHIGVVLHALKKMDASLATLNKAIAMDPKNPLCKFHRASVYFSLDRHEEALEDLEELKEIVPKESLVYFLIGKVHKKLGNTHLTLMNFSWATDLDPRGANNQIKGAIDKQYTNDEEEVAADEERRYGRASVSSGVADHESSHDGSAADAEGEDIRLQAMESDESF